One region of Natronorubrum aibiense genomic DNA includes:
- a CDS encoding FxsA family protein, producing MLRWIFALLLIPFLDAVILAIVVSQTTYLGWVGMVLLVVLTGLVGMLLVRAEGRRTIRKMQRSLAQGKPPTNELLDGGLLIAAGAFLLTPGLVTDAIGFLLVLPVTRLPIRAGLKRFVIVPYADKKTGGFASGKVWTFGFPDEGMARGGNQTPTESGTYDLGADDYSVDADPSEDSYTIDFGTERTSDAADDVDDEPDDPSAR from the coding sequence ATGCTCCGGTGGATCTTCGCGCTCCTGCTCATCCCGTTTCTCGATGCGGTGATCCTCGCGATCGTCGTCAGCCAGACGACGTATCTCGGCTGGGTGGGAATGGTGTTGCTCGTCGTCCTGACCGGACTCGTCGGCATGTTGCTCGTCCGTGCCGAGGGTCGCCGAACCATCCGAAAGATGCAGCGATCGCTGGCCCAAGGCAAGCCGCCGACGAACGAACTGCTCGACGGCGGGCTGTTGATCGCCGCGGGAGCGTTCCTGCTCACGCCCGGGCTGGTCACCGACGCCATCGGCTTCCTGCTCGTACTCCCGGTGACCCGGCTTCCGATCCGCGCCGGCCTCAAACGCTTCGTGATCGTTCCGTACGCGGACAAGAAAACGGGCGGCTTCGCAAGCGGCAAAGTCTGGACCTTCGGCTTCCCCGACGAGGGGATGGCTCGAGGTGGAAACCAGACGCCGACCGAGAGCGGCACCTACGATCTAGGTGCCGATGACTACTCCGTGGATGCCGACCCCAGTGAGGACTCCTACACGATCGACTTCGGAACCGAACGCACGTCGGATGCAGCCGACGACGTCGACGACGAGCCCGACGATCCCTCTGCTCGGTAG
- a CDS encoding acyl-CoA dehydrogenase family protein, translating into MAFTLSDEHEAIREAVREFGENEMKPVAEEHDREHRYPEALRKKAAEYDFVAPAIPLEYGGAGMDKLSSTIVTEELWRADPGIGSAVGSAGFGTNMILEFGDEWMKEEWLPKIAAGESASCSMISEPAHGSNVAGMETVAERDGDDYVINGSKMWITNGTVADVGVAMAKTSPGDGHRGITAFLVEMDTDGVSTEKIDNKLGIRASDLAEVVLDDVRVPAENVIGEVDQGFYQLMEFFASGRTSVAAQAVGAAQGALDAAIEYATEREQFDRKIKEFQAIEHKLAEMATKVEAARSLTYRAASQVENNNQDVAAQYSSMAKLFASEISVEVADEGVQVHGGAGYVTDYPAERYYRDARITKIYEGTSEIQKNIIADQLL; encoded by the coding sequence ATGGCATTTACGCTGTCTGACGAGCATGAAGCGATTCGGGAGGCCGTTCGCGAGTTCGGCGAAAACGAGATGAAGCCAGTCGCGGAAGAGCACGACCGCGAGCACAGATACCCGGAAGCGCTCCGCAAGAAGGCTGCCGAGTACGATTTCGTCGCACCGGCGATCCCGCTCGAGTACGGCGGCGCGGGGATGGACAAGCTCTCGAGTACGATCGTCACCGAAGAGCTCTGGCGAGCCGACCCTGGGATCGGTTCAGCCGTCGGCAGCGCTGGCTTCGGGACGAACATGATCCTCGAGTTCGGCGACGAATGGATGAAAGAGGAGTGGCTCCCCAAAATCGCCGCCGGAGAGAGCGCGTCCTGTTCGATGATCTCCGAACCCGCACATGGCTCGAACGTCGCCGGGATGGAGACGGTGGCCGAGCGAGATGGCGACGACTACGTCATAAACGGGAGCAAGATGTGGATCACCAACGGGACCGTCGCCGACGTCGGTGTTGCGATGGCAAAGACGAGTCCCGGAGACGGGCATCGCGGCATCACTGCCTTCCTCGTCGAGATGGACACCGACGGGGTCTCGACCGAGAAGATCGACAACAAACTCGGGATTCGCGCCTCCGATCTCGCCGAAGTCGTTCTCGACGACGTCCGCGTGCCCGCCGAGAACGTCATCGGCGAGGTCGATCAGGGCTTCTACCAGCTGATGGAGTTCTTTGCGTCCGGCCGTACCAGCGTCGCTGCACAGGCCGTCGGAGCTGCACAGGGTGCGCTCGATGCCGCTATCGAGTACGCCACCGAACGCGAGCAGTTCGACCGAAAGATCAAGGAGTTCCAGGCTATCGAGCACAAACTCGCCGAGATGGCGACGAAAGTCGAAGCCGCCCGCTCGCTGACCTACCGTGCCGCCAGTCAGGTCGAGAACAACAATCAGGACGTCGCCGCCCAGTACTCAAGTATGGCGAAGCTGTTCGCCAGCGAGATTTCGGTCGAGGTCGCCGACGAGGGCGTACAGGTTCACGGCGGTGCGGGCTACGTGACGGACTACCCGGCCGAACGCTACTACCGCGACGCCCGTATCACGAAGATCTACGAGGGGACCAGCGAGATCCAGAAGAACATCATCGCCGATCAACTCCTCTAG